One Candidatus Methylomirabilota bacterium genomic region harbors:
- the hscB gene encoding Fe-S protein assembly co-chaperone HscB, with product MSDYFTVFGLPRKLTVDGAALQRRFYELSREHHPDFHQGAAPEQQAETLARSALVNRAYRALRDPLPRVEYLIALEEGREVREGATDKPRAPRELLQEMLEVQEALEEAKAEGMSPAAGERLREERARLEARHAAEADAIVGRAGEWDRLVEGGGDREALLEWFKQRLATRAYLRTVIDDLTEALGEREESDVSHRRH from the coding sequence GTGAGCGACTACTTCACGGTATTCGGGCTGCCCCGCAAGCTGACGGTGGACGGAGCGGCGCTGCAGCGGCGCTTCTACGAGCTGTCGCGCGAGCACCACCCCGACTTCCACCAGGGGGCGGCGCCCGAGCAACAGGCGGAGACGCTCGCGCGCTCGGCCCTGGTCAACCGCGCCTATCGGGCCCTGCGGGACCCGCTGCCGCGAGTCGAGTACCTGATCGCGCTGGAGGAGGGGCGGGAGGTTCGCGAGGGCGCGACCGACAAGCCGCGGGCGCCGCGGGAGCTGCTCCAGGAGATGCTGGAAGTCCAGGAGGCGCTCGAGGAAGCCAAGGCCGAGGGCATGAGCCCCGCGGCGGGAGAGCGCCTCCGCGAGGAGCGCGCGCGACTCGAGGCGCGCCATGCGGCCGAAGCCGACGCCATCGTCGGCCGCGCGGGGGAGTGGGACCGGCTGGTCGAAGGGGGCGGCGACCGCGAGGCGCTGCTCGAGTGGTTCAAGCAGCGTCTCGCGACTCGGGCGTACCTGCGCACCGTGATCGACGACCTGACCGAGGCGCTGGGAGAGCGCGAAGAGAGCGATGTCTCGCATCGTCGGCATTGA